A genomic region of Candidatus Buchananbacteria bacterium contains the following coding sequences:
- a CDS encoding aminopeptidase, with amino-acid sequence MKHTIYTPSNKILENYADVLVNFALNQGQGIRPNETAYLTISEAAKPLLMAIRRAVLKSGGHVITDYRPDSDKDYPFEKEFYVLANDQQLTFFPKQYMRGLINQVDHMIYIIAETDKHALKGVDPQKIMQRGLAFKPYLDWRRRKENEGKFSWTLGLYGTQAMADEAGLSLEEYWQQIIKACFLTDGAPVKKWQAVAGQIQVTINKLNKLQIKKVHVVGPDTDLHITIGDQRRFLGGRGNNIPSFEIFTSPDWRGTNGWIKFNQPLYRYGNLITGIELEFKNGHVIKSKAKKNELLLKNMIATPNADKVGEFSLTDKRFSHITKFMAETLFDENIGGPHGNTHIALGASYHDAYDGAAAKVTKAGWKRLGFNDSTVHTDIISTAKREVIATLKNGKQKTIYKDGIFTL; translated from the coding sequence ATGAAACACACGATCTACACACCATCAAACAAAATTTTAGAAAATTACGCTGACGTCTTGGTGAATTTTGCCCTCAATCAAGGCCAGGGGATTAGGCCAAACGAGACAGCCTATTTAACGATCAGCGAAGCCGCCAAGCCACTGCTCATGGCAATTCGCCGCGCGGTGTTGAAATCCGGCGGGCATGTGATTACCGATTACCGGCCTGATTCCGACAAAGATTATCCATTTGAAAAGGAATTTTATGTTCTGGCCAACGATCAACAGTTGACGTTTTTCCCCAAACAATACATGCGCGGACTCATCAACCAGGTTGATCACATGATCTACATTATCGCCGAAACGGACAAACACGCTCTTAAAGGAGTTGATCCACAAAAAATTATGCAGCGCGGTCTGGCGTTTAAGCCATACCTAGACTGGCGACGACGAAAAGAAAACGAAGGTAAGTTTTCATGGACGCTTGGGCTCTATGGTACCCAGGCGATGGCGGACGAAGCCGGATTAAGCCTAGAAGAATACTGGCAGCAAATTATCAAGGCCTGCTTTTTGACCGACGGCGCACCAGTCAAAAAATGGCAGGCCGTCGCCGGACAAATTCAAGTTACCATCAATAAACTAAACAAATTACAAATCAAAAAAGTTCATGTTGTCGGTCCGGATACGGATTTACATATCACAATCGGTGACCAACGCCGCTTCCTCGGAGGACGTGGAAACAACATTCCAAGTTTTGAAATTTTTACCTCGCCGGATTGGCGAGGAACTAATGGCTGGATTAAATTTAACCAACCGCTCTACCGCTACGGCAACTTAATTACGGGCATTGAACTGGAATTCAAAAACGGCCACGTCATTAAAAGCAAGGCGAAAAAAAATGAGTTACTCTTAAAAAACATGATCGCCACTCCCAATGCCGATAAGGTGGGGGAGTTTTCACTAACCGACAAACGATTTTCTCATATCACTAAATTTATGGCCGAAACTTTGTTTGATGAAAACATCGGCGGCCCGCACGGCAACACTCACATTGCGCTCGGGGCGTCGTACCACGATGCGTACGACGGTGCGGCGGCTAAAGTCACTAAAGCCGGCTGGAAACGTTTAGGCTTTAATGACAGCACTGTCCACACCGACATTATCTCAACAGCCAAGCGAGAGGTAATTGCCACTCTCAAAAATGGCAAACAAAAAACCATCTACAAAGACGGCATATTTACCCTTTAG
- the rpsP gene encoding 30S ribosomal protein S16, whose protein sequence is MLKIRLARVGKKKRPAYRFIVSESARDTYGKALEILGHYNPFTKVTEVKKDRILHWISKGAQLSPTVHNMLIDQNVIKAEKVKASKSKKKGADAESTAAPAAAEKPAETPAATEEKKEETPAAS, encoded by the coding sequence ATGCTAAAAATTAGATTAGCCCGCGTGGGCAAGAAGAAACGACCGGCCTATCGATTTATCGTTTCAGAAAGCGCCCGCGACACCTACGGCAAAGCTTTGGAAATTCTTGGGCACTATAACCCCTTTACCAAAGTAACCGAGGTTAAAAAGGACCGCATTCTCCACTGGATCAGTAAAGGTGCTCAGCTTTCGCCAACGGTTCACAATATGTTGATTGATCAGAACGTGATCAAGGCCGAAAAAGTTAAGGCGTCAAAATCAAAGAAGAAAGGCGCTGACGCAGAAAGCACTGCCGCCCCGGCGGCAGCTGAAAAACCGGCTGAGACGCCCGCGGCAACTGAAGAAAAAAAGGAAGAAACTCCGGCCGCCTCATAA